From the genome of Anopheles funestus chromosome 2RL, idAnoFuneDA-416_04, whole genome shotgun sequence:
GGGAAGGGAAGTTATTGTTGGATTGCATTCCATCCGTCACTGGGGTAGCCACCGTAGGGCAGATTACGGTCGGCGGAAACGTATGGGGGATGTTCTTTACTTTCCGTACCCTAACGTAGCTGGGCTCGCCCACACACGGGGAGTTGCCGTGATCCGGTGTGGTACGGCGTTGCAGCTAGATGACAACGGTTCGACGGAACAATAGTAGGTGACCGTGGTGGATTCGGaaaagcgcacacacacccaacacTTCCCGGGTTTGGCCGTGGTTAATGTTAGTCtaaatttgtgtgtttattgtaCCAACAGCGCAGAAACGGGAGGAAGTAAGCGTTGGTTTTCACTAGCACAATACATCATCTTCTACGGTATACTAACTGTCACACGATTGTTGTCAAACACTTCTTTTCATTTGTCACTTTGCAAGCAACCCAGCCACAGTGGTTGTTAAACAGTACACACTGGCGGCGATAATTGTACACATactaaatatgtttcttttctgttttttcatcaaatctaAACATCAAGGTGGGTTTTAGTTCCAACTTTTTCAATATTACTACTTAAACAAATAACTATTTCCTAATTCTCGATTCATAAAAGCTTAAGCTCCTTCAAAAGGGTTTGTTTTATACAATTCCATTCATAAATATTACCTTCTCCCTTTGGTAATactatttaaaattgtttgaagaaTATTGTAGAGAACTTAAGCGTTTACCAACTATCACTTTGACAATAACGCAACATTTTACTATCTGTATTGGGAAAGATTGTACAACTATTTGCACTAGTGTCTGCACTTCTTTCGCACATAAATGATCGTTCCATTCACTAGACACCATCAGCTAAAGAGCTTACCACATCATGGAAACAAATTGGATCGATCATCCAATAATCGATTAACGTGTGACTAGCTGGTTTTGTTCAAATGATGTAAACGATATCCCACCGATCGCTTCACAAAATAGTAACAAATGATCTAAAAGCTTACCGCAATACTGTGTAGCGGGATCTGCACAAAACTGTAACCAAAACTCGCGCGATATCGCCGACAACTGACTGGGTACTAAATGCATGATAATATGATTAGCGAAGATTGAGTTCGCGAGGAACCGTTGACTgctacgaagaaaaaaaaaacagaccatTAGCAAAACCCCACACTGCAAGCGCGTAAGTGAAGTAGAAAAGAGAGTATTtagttctggttttttttatcctacGCCCTggggtaaagaaaaaaaaaccaacaatgatcatttctttttctcctaAAACATTTACGCGCATCGATGAGTGTCCATTTAACGATTCCTTCGCCTATCGGTAATGCACTTTTTTATCACCGACGTTACACCACATCGTAGAGACTGCAGTTTTCCACCCTCTGCGCCTTTGAGCATACATTTAACACATTCCATATGCATATCATGGCATGCGTTAGGCGGTCTTGTCTTCCTCTATGCTTCTATGCTGTACGTACAGGGAGCTAAAAAGCCGTCGGTCAGTAAATTGGCAGCGTGTTTACCGGACCATGGCTCCGGTGCTATTTGCGTATCCGAATATCCGCGAAtgggtgggattttttttttgctctcattCAGAGTGTGTGTGGGTCTTTATCATACCCAACGAGGGGTTAattttgatgtttcatttgAAGCCCGATGAATGTATGTATGATCGTTTCACTGAGCCAGATCTACAGCGCGTGGTTCACTCGACAAGAAAACCTTTGCTATGTAAAAACAGTTTTTGTTACGACAGATTGGTATTTAGTTAGCTTTTCAGGATTTACATGTTGATGAGTGTTAATTATTGCCTTTTGAGCAACACCGTTGTTTGGCAAAACGAAGCGCTAGAACATGAGACAATTTCCATCACAATATTGCAAGGTCGGTTACTAACCCAAAACTGAGGAAATCAAATTATGTCATCGACATAAACGTGAAATGGCTACAGCCCACGTTGCCAAACATTGTGACACTTACATGGGATTccttatttgattttattagcGACTAGCCGGATGTAACACGTCCCTTTGCACATTAGTTCGTCGCGGCACGAACGTTTTGCTCGTCGGACTTACTCTTATCGCCACATTCGAAACGTTGGAAATCGACTATATGTAAGCGATTTGCTTCCAACACCTCCCCGACGGTGTAACTCGGATCGACCAGATACTCTTGGTGAATCAGACAAGTTTCATCGTCCTTATCGGCTGCCGGTTCGTCCTTGCCTGGTTCACCGATACGCTCCGGCTTCATGCCAACAATGTGCTGGCACACCTTTCTAGCGACCTGGGCTGGGCTTAGCTCATCACCGTCGCCTGCTTGTACCGTGGAATGGTCTGATTTAAATGCTACCAAGCTGCCGTACTTTCCAAGCAGTGGTACATCATGCGGGATCTCCTCGCTAGGAGCGGGATGGACATAACCTAAAACAAGGATATGTAGTTTTAGTAAACATTTACCTAAATACCTTTTAATTGCGATCGAACCACTCACCCGTTAGTTGTATGCTGTCGGGTGCCTTATAGCAAATCGCCCGGTTAAGTGAAGCATTTTCACCGACCGTACCGATCATCAGCGCGAGATGATCTCCTAACGATTTGCCATCCTCCAGTACGATCTGCTTCAGTGCCTCGCTGTTCAATCCCACCTTGGTTAGGTTTGCATCCGCTTCAACGTTGTCCAAATGACGCACGCAGGCCGCGGACGCTACTTGTACGAAGCGCTGAAAGCTGGCATTTCTAGCGACGAAATCCGTCTCACAGTTTACCTCGACCATGGCACCGACGTTCCGTTGTACCAACACTCCGATCAGTCCTTGGGCCGTGTTGCGTCCCTCGAGCTTTGTTGCTTTCGACCAACCCATCGCTTGAGCCTGCTCCTTAAGCCATAGTTCCGCCTTTGCCAGATCGTTGTTGTGTAGTTCGAGTGCTTTCTTGCAGTTGGCAAAagtgtagccggtctttttgCGCAAGGTGGCGAGAGCACTCTTCTCGGCCGTTGCGTACAGCCGAATGCCAGTCGTTGGGAAAAGCCGGGGCAAGTGTTTGAATAACATCCTGTAAGACGTATGCAGGTCTGAAAGGTACGAATCTGAAAGGTTATcggattttatttaatataatgTTTAAATGAGATACAAAACTTTAATTGTATTATTGTTATACTCTTTTAACAGATCCACAACTATTTATTGCTGATAGTAACACAGACATTATTATCGGTTCAAAAAGATTAATGattaaaacgaaaattttaTTCGTTCGTACAGAATAATGATTGAGTGAACcttaaaataaggaaaataaaatgtcacAGAAAAGCTTAGGCAATACATTAGACGCTGTTACACCTCTAGGTATTGCGGAATGCACGCTTGAGTAAAGAATAGACTCAATGCTTTTAAGTTTGTCCGATAGCATCGTCTTCCTCTACCAGGTTATCGAACATTTCAGCCAGCTCTTCCGCATACATCAGCCGTTCGTTTCGCGTCCAGTTGCTGGTGTTTGGCTGGAAGTTCATCACTTCCGTCAACAGTCGTTCGAATCCGTTCAGTTCGGCTTCGATGATTCGTTCTTCTTCCTCCGTGATCGGAACACCGTTACCATCGTCAGCCGGATTCCCGGGATCAGCCGGAGAAAGCAGAGTAGGACTTTCCTCATCGTTCATTGTGGTATTCCTGTTCCTCCGGTTAATATGTACATTCGACCAGATGTAATTATGCATCGCTTGGATCAATTCATCCACACCGGTTGCTTCACCTATGCCGGCCACTTCTTCATCCGCATCTTCCACATTCGGTTCGAGCTCTATCACATCCAGCACGGTACACTGGCTCTTAGCCTCACTGTACGTTATACCGTCGGTATTGTTTTCCTGCAGCGTCGAGCAGAGTAGTATTCCGAACTCAATCTCATTCTGCTGGACAAAGGTGCTGTACGCTGGGAGACGCTCGAGGAAAGAACGATCCTTTGCGTTGAAGTAGATCAATATTCCTTCCGTCCGTTTCAGTATTGCATTCGGAATTGTGGCTAGCTCGGCGGAACCGTGTGCATACAGAATCACCTTCGTATCGTAGTACTTTGTGTGTATCTTATACGCATAACCGATACATTCCGGCGAATCCGCACTGAGTTCGACTTGCTGTTGACTGTTCGGGAGCTTACGCATCCGTTCGACAACATTCTCCGGCTTGACGGAATCGTCCGTCGATAGGATGAGCACTATCGGTTCACCCATATTACGTTTACTCGATTTCTATCAAGCGTGAGCCAATGGAAAATTCTGCGCCTGTTTACATTCAGTTCCGTGCTCTTCACACTGTCCAAGCAATCTGAAACAGACCGGACCGGAATTAGTGATCTCGTACGCTTTGTGA
Proteins encoded in this window:
- the LOC125763965 gene encoding elongation factor Ts, mitochondrial isoform X1 yields the protein MLFKHLPRLFPTTGIRLYATAEKSALATLRKKTGYTFANCKKALELHNNDLAKAELWLKEQAQAMGWSKATKLEGRNTAQGLIGVLVQRNVGAMVEVNCETDFVARNASFQRFVQVASAACVRHLDNVEADANLTKVGLNSEALKQIVLEDGKSLGDHLALMIGTVGENASLNRAICYKAPDSIQLTGYVHPAPSEEIPHDVPLLGKYGSLVAFKSDHSTVQAGDGDELSPAQVARKVCQHIVGMKPERIGEPGKDEPAADKDDETCLIHQEYLVDPSYTVGEVLEANRLHIVDFQRFECGDKSKSDEQNVRAATN
- the LOC125763965 gene encoding uncharacterized protein LOC125763965 isoform X2; translation: MGEPIVLILSTDDSVKPENVVERMRKLPNSQQQVELSADSPECIGYAYKIHTKYYDTKVILYAHGSAELATIPNAILKRTEGILIYFNAKDRSFLERLPAYSTFVQQNEIEFGILLCSTLQENNTDGITYSEAKSQCTVLDVIELEPNVEDADEEVAGIGEATGVDELIQAMHNYIWSNVHINRRNRNTTMNDEESPTLLSPADPGNPADDGNGVPITEEEERIIEAELNGFERLLTEVMNFQPNTSNWTRNERLMYAEELAEMFDNLVEEDDAIGQT